The Prevotella melaninogenica genome window below encodes:
- the recQ gene encoding DNA helicase RecQ, whose translation MTQEVNLTEKLKHYFGFDKFKGDQEAIIRNLLDGHDTFVLMPTGGGKSLCYQLPSLIMEGTAIVVSPLIALMKNQVDVINGISEEDGVAHYLNSSLKKAEIDQVRADIVSGRTKLLYVAPESLNKEENMEFLKSVKISFYAIDEAHCISEWGHDFRPEYRKIRCAIETIGTAPVIALTATATDKVRTDIVRSLGIEDCAEFKSSFNRPNLYYEVRPKKSDDDTNKQIIKFIKQHTGKSGIIYCLSRKKVEELAAILQANDIKAAPYHAGLDSETRSKTQDDFLMEELDIIVATIAFGMGIDKPDVRFVIHYDIPKSLEGYYQETGRAGRDGEEGICIVFYSKKDLNKLEKFMEGKPVAEQDIGRQLLQETEAYAESSVCRRKMLLHYFGEDYPKCNCAMCDNCLHPKTKIEAQKQLLIILQAVKTLKENFRQEYVIDFVRGRATDDQKDYKHDELDDFGEGEDENPKIWNPVVRQALLAGYLKKDVENYGLLKLTAAGKRFLKSPESFMIVMDTEFKEEDEDDEPMMGTAVLDPELFSMLKNLRKKIAHKLEIPPYIIFQDVSLEQMAMMYPINEQELQNIQGVGAGKAKRYGKEFCELIKQHCEENNIERPEELRVRTVAKKSMQKVKIIQSIDRKLPLDDIATAEGLDFDDLLTKIEEIVYSGTKLNIGYFLEDVYDEDQIDDIYDYFMDSETDSLDAAMEELDSDYSEEEIRLVRIKFLSEMAN comes from the coding sequence ATGACACAAGAAGTCAATCTTACCGAAAAACTAAAACACTATTTTGGCTTTGATAAATTCAAAGGCGACCAGGAGGCTATTATCCGTAATCTTCTTGACGGACACGATACTTTCGTACTGATGCCTACAGGTGGTGGAAAGAGTCTTTGCTATCAACTTCCTTCATTGATTATGGAGGGAACGGCGATTGTCGTTTCTCCGCTCATTGCATTGATGAAGAACCAAGTGGACGTCATCAATGGAATTAGTGAGGAGGATGGTGTAGCACATTACCTCAACTCTTCCTTGAAGAAAGCTGAAATCGATCAGGTACGTGCAGACATCGTTTCTGGTCGTACAAAACTGCTCTATGTGGCTCCAGAGTCCTTGAACAAGGAAGAGAATATGGAGTTCTTGAAGTCAGTGAAGATTAGTTTCTACGCTATCGATGAAGCACATTGTATCTCGGAATGGGGACATGATTTCCGCCCAGAGTATCGTAAGATTCGTTGTGCTATCGAAACGATTGGCACTGCTCCTGTCATTGCTTTGACAGCAACGGCTACCGATAAGGTGCGTACGGACATTGTACGTAGCTTAGGTATTGAGGATTGTGCCGAGTTCAAAAGCTCTTTCAATCGTCCGAACCTTTATTATGAGGTACGTCCGAAGAAGAGTGATGACGATACGAATAAGCAGATCATCAAGTTTATCAAACAGCATACCGGTAAGAGTGGTATTATCTATTGTCTTTCACGTAAGAAGGTGGAAGAGTTGGCGGCTATCTTGCAAGCTAATGATATCAAGGCAGCTCCTTATCATGCAGGACTTGATTCTGAGACACGCTCTAAGACGCAGGACGACTTCCTCATGGAAGAGTTGGATATTATTGTGGCAACCATAGCTTTTGGTATGGGTATTGACAAACCAGACGTACGTTTTGTAATACATTATGATATCCCGAAGAGTCTTGAAGGTTATTATCAGGAAACAGGACGAGCAGGACGTGATGGAGAGGAAGGAATCTGTATTGTGTTCTATTCTAAGAAAGACCTCAATAAACTGGAGAAGTTTATGGAGGGTAAGCCAGTTGCAGAACAGGATATTGGACGTCAGTTGTTACAAGAAACAGAAGCCTATGCAGAGTCATCTGTCTGTCGTAGAAAGATGTTGCTACATTACTTTGGTGAGGATTATCCAAAGTGTAACTGTGCTATGTGCGATAATTGCCTTCATCCAAAGACGAAGATTGAAGCACAGAAGCAACTTCTTATTATTCTCCAAGCAGTGAAAACATTGAAGGAGAATTTCCGCCAAGAGTATGTTATTGACTTTGTACGTGGCAGAGCGACCGATGATCAGAAAGATTATAAGCATGATGAGTTAGATGATTTCGGAGAGGGTGAAGACGAGAATCCAAAGATTTGGAACCCAGTCGTACGTCAAGCACTCTTAGCAGGTTATCTTAAGAAGGATGTAGAGAACTACGGTTTGCTAAAACTGACTGCTGCTGGTAAACGTTTCTTAAAGTCGCCAGAGTCGTTTATGATAGTCATGGATACTGAATTTAAGGAGGAGGACGAGGATGATGAGCCAATGATGGGTACAGCGGTCCTCGATCCAGAACTCTTCTCCATGCTGAAGAACCTTCGTAAGAAGATAGCACACAAGTTAGAGATTCCTCCTTATATTATTTTCCAAGATGTTTCTTTGGAGCAGATGGCAATGATGTATCCTATCAATGAACAAGAATTACAAAATATCCAAGGCGTTGGTGCTGGCAAGGCAAAGCGTTATGGTAAAGAGTTTTGTGAGTTGATAAAGCAACATTGCGAAGAGAATAACATTGAGCGACCAGAAGAACTACGCGTTAGAACAGTTGCAAAAAAGTCTATGCAGAAGGTAAAGATAATTCAGAGTATCGATCGAAAGTTACCGCTTGATGATATTGCCACAGCAGAGGGACTTGATTTCGATGACCTACTGACGAAGATTGAAGAGATTGTCTATAGTGGAACAAAACTCAATATAGGCTACTTCCTTGAGGATGTGTATGATGAGGACCAGATAGATGATATCTACGACTACTTTATGGATAGCGAGACAGATAGTCTCGATGCCGCAATGGAAGAATTAGATAGCGACTATAGCGAAGAAGAAATTCGTCTTGTACGCATTAAGTTCTTGTCAGAAATGGCTAACTAA